In Candidatus Aminicenantes bacterium, the genomic window GCCCTCGGAAATGAGCTTCGCATCCTCACGGCCTTGCCGACCAAACCGGTCGCCGTTTATCTCATTCCCTCCCAAACCGAGCAACCGGAAAAGGCCGGATTCCGGCAACTCGAATCGCACCGTTGGTGCCAAGCCTTGATGCATGCCCGACACGGCAAGTCCGTCCGGCTCGAGGGCCGAGATTGCACCTGTCCGGCGGCCGCGGCTGCCTTCGGATTCAAGCCCCTTCCGGAAGGCTTGGCCGACGGGACCGGGCTCGTCGGTTTCGGGATCGTTCGATCTGCGGCGACGGGCCGGAATATGTTCCTGGGCATGCCGCATCTGCCCTCCGGTGCCTTCCAGGCCTTGGAAGCATGCCCGTTGTCGGACGCGCCGTCACCGCCCGACGTTATTGTTTTGGAAGGCCCCCCGGAATCGCTGATGTGGGTAGCCCTCGCCGATCTCGATCTAGAGGGCGGCGCTCGACGGCGCACGGACACGGCTGTCCTGCAAGCTACATGCGTCGACGTTGTTGTCATACCATACCTCGAGCGCAGGCTGAACTTTTCCCTCGGCTGTTATGGCTGCCGCGAGGCGACAGACCTGAGGCCCGGGGAAGCGGTCCTGGGATTCCCGGGCGATCGTTTGCCGGCCATCGTCGCCGCTCTCCGCGCTCTTCAGGAGAAGGCGATCCCCAGATCCCGGGCTAAAGCCGTCTATCAACATCATCAAGAAAAGGAGAATTCTCATGAAGGAAAATGACAAGTCCCCGATCGAAATCCTGGCCGAGGTTTCGCCCATCGCGGCTAAAACCTACATGGACCAACGGGCTGCGGTGATGGATAACCCGGAGGCAGAAGCCCTCTTGGCAAAAACCAAGTTGCTGATCGGTATCGGAGTCGCTTCGGCTCTCCAATCGAGCACGTGCACCCTCATGTGGGTCAAGCAGGCCCGTCACGCAGGAGCCAGCGAAGCGGAGATCGCCGAAGCCTTGATGACCGCCCGCCTCATGAAATCCGCCACGGTCAACGACACCGCAGCCGAGGCCATGCAATGGCTGCTTGATCAGCGGAAGGAGGTTTGAAATGGCAAAAGACGAAACGTGGCATGGTATTCCCCGTAAGGACATCCCCTGGTTTCCAACCGTGGACGCCGACGCCTGCATCGGTTGTTCGTTGTGCTACATGACTTGTGGACGGAGCGTCTATGAAATGAGGGATAACAAAGCCGTACCCGTCAAGGCCATGAATTGCATGGTCGGCTGCAGCACCTGCGGTACGGTATGCCCGGTGCAGGCCATCGGCTTCCCGGGCCACGACATGATTTGGAAGCTGGAACGCGAACACAAGATATTCAAGGTCGTGCACCAAGAAGCCAAAGAGAAGAAGGCGAAGCAAGATGCGGCCAAAGCCCGAGCGGCCGCGGAAGACGCCGTGGCCAAACTGACGACGCGCGTGCGCTTCGAAGTGGCTGGGGAGTTTGGCGACAAGCGCTTCTTGATTCAACTAGAGGAAATGATTAAGGAAAAGCCCGTCGACTTCATCAACGTACGCATGGACGTGCCTACTGTGCAAGGCGCGAGACAGAAAACGCCCTCGTTCATGTCCTTCGATGCCACTTCGACCGAACAAGAAGATATCCAGGACTTCTTACCGGCGGTGCGCGACTTGATCCGCCGCAACGGATTAACTCTGGTCAGCGAGAATAAGCTTTAGGAGCCGGGCCGGCATCCGACCGGACTGCCATACGTTAGAATAGGCGCCCGAACTAAAATCCGCCGGGATAAAATATAATGAATCTACCGAACGGTGAGTCCTTTCCCCCTTCTGAAACCCAGAGGCATGCCTCCTGGTTCAAAGAGAGACGTTTTGTCTTTTCCCTTGTTCTCACCGGGCTGATTTTCCTGATCGAATTCATCGGCGGATTTTGGACGGGCAGCCTGGCCCTGCTTTCGGATTCGGCCCATGTCTTCCTGGATGCTTTTGCCCTCGGCTTGAGCTACCTCGCCATTCGCGCCGCGGCCCTGCCCCCCAACGACCGCCACACGTACGGGTACCACCGTTTGCAAGTGCTGGCGGCCCTGGCCAATGGAGCGACGCTGCTCCTCATCGCCGTGGAGATCCTGCGGGAAGCCTGGAGCCGCTTTCGCCACCCGGCCCCCATATCGGCGGGTCCGATGCTGGTGATCGCCGTCCTGGGACTCGCCGTCAACCTCGTTGTCGCCTTGGCCCTGCACAAACACGACCGGAACGATTTGAACACCCGCTCGGCCTTCTTGCACGTAATCGGCGACGCCGTCGCATCCATCGGGGTCATCGGGGCCGGCCTGGCCATCCTGATCACGGGGGCTTTCTGGCTGGACCCGCTGGTCAGCGTGCTGATCGGACTGCTCATCTTGCTCAGCTCGGGGCGCATACTCAAGCAATCCGTCCACGTCTTGGCCGAGGGCATGCCCGAAGGCATGACCGCGTCCGGCATCACTGATGTCCTGCGGCGAATGGCGGGCGTTATCGCAGTCCACGACTTGCACGTTTGGAGGGTCGCGCCCGGCTACATCGCCCTCAGCGCCCATGTCGTGATCGACGACCAGTTCCTCAGCCGAACCGCCGTGATCATGGACGCGCTTAAAAAAAGTCTGGATAAAGAATTCAACATCCGGCATGTCACGATTCAGTTTGAATGCGGCGACTGCGGCCAGGGCGGGGCATCCGGCCCGCAGCCGTAAACACATTCCATCGTCAAGGGAAGGGGCCGCTTTCACCAGGAATAGGCGGCTTGAATGAAGGGCCAATGGGCCGGTGACGCAGGTCCCGTGTTTCTCACAAAGCGGCCGGGGAAGAATCGGCCATAACCGCCCATCAATTCGAGGTGGCCGCCAAGCGTCCAGGTCGCGCGAAAGTCGAGCTCGTCGCCGAGTGTCGTTCCCGAGCGACCGGAGGGATCCCGCCGCTGCACTTTAAGTCCCGTCGTATACCAAGCATCGGACGCCTGATCGAGGTTGAAATGATGGTACTCGACATTGAACAAGAGATGGCGCTCCAGCTCGAGGCTTAAATCAAGCTCGGCGTCTCGCAAATTCGCCCAGAAAAAAAGATTCAAATACCCGTAGAAATAAATGTCGCGCCCTCCATACACTCCGTCGAAAGTCCCGTGTACGCCATCCGCAGGGTTCGAGTCGCCCGAGCCCCAAGTGTATTGCCCTCCAAGCCTGGGCTTCCCCGCGACCGGCAGCGTAACGCCGAGCTTCCCGCTCGCGCCGAACGCGCGGAGGGTGTCTTTCCCATATCGTCCAAGCTGCGCGGTGAAGGTTGCGCTCGCGTCCAGAAAGCCGAATGCCTGACCCTCGGCTTGAAGCCCGATCGAGTGCGAAAGGAGGTTGCCGGGGCCCGATTCCCCCGCCACCTTTCCGCTGCTGTCGCGCTTGAAGACATAGTAGAAATCGAGGCGGAACGGCAGCTCCTTGACGTGCCCATAGCCGACGAACGTCAGGAAGTGGTCGATGCTATGGTTCGGCCAGACATCGGCTTTGTACGTCAGATACTTGCCTATCCAGGCGTCGATCCATACCCCCGGGGCGTCGATCTTCAGCATCGCCGCGTCCCAGGCGAAGCGGCCGGTATTCCCCCAATTGCCAGGCCCAAAGACCCGCTGGTCGCCGTATGAGATCTGCTGCCGTCCGACACGAAATCCGATCGAACTTCCGCCTATGCGCAACCACTCAACATAAAATTGGCGGATGTCCAGCGTGTCAGTGATCGGATTGCTCTGGGGGAAATCATCATCGGTGAACCGGGTGAGGAACGCGTGGGCATCTTGGAGCTGGAGGAAAAGACGAGGTCCCTCTTTGAACCGGGCGGCCAAGTCCAGCCGGACCCGTTCGAGCAGAAGCCGATCGTGCCCTCCCGGCTCGTAGCCCTTAAGAGTGAACCCGTCGTCGGATTCGTATCTTATCCTCGCCTGCCCGCCGAAATCAAAAATCAAGGGCCCAACTCGCATATTTTTCAGATGAGACCAGAACTGAGCCGGGCTGGGGAGTGGCTTCGCCGGCCGCTCCTCCTCGGCCCGAGCGAGCATCGGCTGGATGAATAAAACGAACCCGACGGCCCACAGCAGCGCCCGCAGGCGCGCCGACGGCGACTTCGGCTCGCGTCTTCGAGCGGTCATGAAACGCCTATATGACTTTCAGCAAGTGGAGGATGATTTCGACCGCGAAGAACCACATGATGAAAGCAAATGCCACCTTCACGAACGACGGACTCGCCTTGACGGTCACGTGAGAACCGACGGCGGATCCAAGGGCGGCCGCGATCGCCGTTACGCCGATCAGCACGTATTCGATGTGACCGACGGCCAAATGGCCCGCGCTTCCGACAATGGAACTAATGGTGACAATGAAGGCATTCGCGCCGGCCGCCTTCTGGGCGGAGTATCTGATGTAAAGAACGAGGAAAGGAAAGATGATGAGGCCGCCGCCGACCCCGATCAGACTGGACAAAACTCCGACCGCGAAGGAGAAGAGGATGATCGTCCCCCCCAAGCGCAACGACAGGCGCCTCACGGGCTGTTGGGTTTCGCGCTTGGTCGAAAAGATCATCAGGGCGCCCACGCCGAAGAGGAAGACGGAGAAAATGCCGAGCAGGAGGTTCTTGGGAGCCCGGCTGCTGAGCAGCGCCCCCAGGACGGAACCCGCGACGGTGCCGGGGAGGAAGACCGAGGAGAATTTGAAGTCCACGAGCTTGTTCCGCGCAAAGACGATGGTGGCGACCAAGGCGGTCACGAGATTTAAAAAGAGGCTCGTGGAGATGGCCGAGCCAACCCCGTAGCCGAGCAGGACAAGAACCGGCGTGTAGAGCGAACCGCCGCCCTTGCCGAACATGGAAAACACGACCGATACGGCCAGCACCGCAAAGAATGCGACGAGATGAGCTGTCGTCACGGCAAACCCCAAAGACTGTGCGCCCCGACTGATGCCACGGCCAACGCGACCATCAGTCCCTGGCTCCGGTCAGTCTTTCCTGACAGGGAATGCAGACTTGTTTGCCGCCAATGATGCGGGCATAGCCTTCCACAACCATTTCGCCGCACCCGTCGCAGACCAAGCTCGAGAAGGAGTGCGGCCGATGCGGAATGATGTATTTAAAGACCGGCCCCACGGAGAGAAGGGCCGCATCTGAAGCGGCCAGGACCCGCTGGACGAGCGGTTCGACAACCTCGGGCGGAACTTTGGAGGCCGGGATGCCTTTCTCCCGATATTCCTTGAAGAAATCCGTTTGCTTGTTGGCCAGCATGGCCTCGGCCTTCGGCGTGACGCGGACGGCGCGTCCGGTCGACGTCTCGACCAACGTGACGCCCCATTTGCCGAAGTGGAGCTTCTTGATGTTGCCCTTGCCGAACGTACACCCCGTAATCGTCTGAACCCCGTCGGCAAAACAGGTGGCGCAATGGTCCTCGCCGAGCTCGATGAGGGCAAGAAGTTGGCCGTCTTGGGCGCGCTCAACTTCCAGAGCATTCATAGCGGCGGCGCCGACGCGCAAGCCCATAGGCATGGCCGGGCACTTATGGCCGTGAAGCATGAGCCCTTGTTCGTAGTAATCTTTTGGATTGATCATGGTTATTCTCCTTGATCTATTTCGAAAATCTCCACGGATGGATTCGTCCGCAGCCCCCTCGATTCAACGCAGATAGCCCGAGCAGGGGATGCAGACGGGCTTCCCGTCCAGGTAGCGGACATAGCGCTCGAAGACATACTCCCCACATTTTGAGCAGAGAGACTTGTTGAAGGAACCCTTGGGGGGCTGGTAGCGAAAATCGGGGCGTTGCTCGACCGAGAAGATCGTTTCGTCGGCCAGGGACAGCGTCCAATCGATGGCTTCCTGGGTCACGGAGGCGGGAATACCGGACGGCTCGACGCCGCGCTTGCGATAGGCAAAGAACTCGTGTTTCCCGAATTCGTCGATGAATC contains:
- a CDS encoding DUF169 domain-containing protein, with protein sequence MSDAPWSAALGNELRILTALPTKPVAVYLIPSQTEQPEKAGFRQLESHRWCQALMHARHGKSVRLEGRDCTCPAAAAAFGFKPLPEGLADGTGLVGFGIVRSAATGRNMFLGMPHLPSGAFQALEACPLSDAPSPPDVIVLEGPPESLMWVALADLDLEGGARRRTDTAVLQATCVDVVVIPYLERRLNFSLGCYGCREATDLRPGEAVLGFPGDRLPAIVAALRALQEKAIPRSRAKAVYQHHQEKENSHEGK
- a CDS encoding carboxymuconolactone decarboxylase family protein, producing the protein MKENDKSPIEILAEVSPIAAKTYMDQRAAVMDNPEAEALLAKTKLLIGIGVASALQSSTCTLMWVKQARHAGASEAEIAEALMTARLMKSATVNDTAAEAMQWLLDQRKEV
- a CDS encoding ferredoxin family protein, encoding MAKDETWHGIPRKDIPWFPTVDADACIGCSLCYMTCGRSVYEMRDNKAVPVKAMNCMVGCSTCGTVCPVQAIGFPGHDMIWKLEREHKIFKVVHQEAKEKKAKQDAAKARAAAEDAVAKLTTRVRFEVAGEFGDKRFLIQLEEMIKEKPVDFINVRMDVPTVQGARQKTPSFMSFDATSTEQEDIQDFLPAVRDLIRRNGLTLVSENKL
- a CDS encoding cation diffusion facilitator family transporter is translated as MNLPNGESFPPSETQRHASWFKERRFVFSLVLTGLIFLIEFIGGFWTGSLALLSDSAHVFLDAFALGLSYLAIRAAALPPNDRHTYGYHRLQVLAALANGATLLLIAVEILREAWSRFRHPAPISAGPMLVIAVLGLAVNLVVALALHKHDRNDLNTRSAFLHVIGDAVASIGVIGAGLAILITGAFWLDPLVSVLIGLLILLSSGRILKQSVHVLAEGMPEGMTASGITDVLRRMAGVIAVHDLHVWRVAPGYIALSAHVVIDDQFLSRTAVIMDALKKSLDKEFNIRHVTIQFECGDCGQGGASGPQP
- a CDS encoding alginate export family protein, which encodes MIFDFGGQARIRYESDDGFTLKGYEPGGHDRLLLERVRLDLAARFKEGPRLFLQLQDAHAFLTRFTDDDFPQSNPITDTLDIRQFYVEWLRIGGSSIGFRVGRQQISYGDQRVFGPGNWGNTGRFAWDAAMLKIDAPGVWIDAWIGKYLTYKADVWPNHSIDHFLTFVGYGHVKELPFRLDFYYVFKRDSSGKVAGESGPGNLLSHSIGLQAEGQAFGFLDASATFTAQLGRYGKDTLRAFGASGKLGVTLPVAGKPRLGGQYTWGSGDSNPADGVHGTFDGVYGGRDIYFYGYLNLFFWANLRDAELDLSLELERHLLFNVEYHHFNLDQASDAWYTTGLKVQRRDPSGRSGTTLGDELDFRATWTLGGHLELMGGYGRFFPGRFVRNTGPASPAHWPFIQAAYSW
- a CDS encoding sulfite exporter TauE/SafE family protein, whose protein sequence is MTTAHLVAFFAVLAVSVVFSMFGKGGGSLYTPVLVLLGYGVGSAISTSLFLNLVTALVATIVFARNKLVDFKFSSVFLPGTVAGSVLGALLSSRAPKNLLLGIFSVFLFGVGALMIFSTKRETQQPVRRLSLRLGGTIILFSFAVGVLSSLIGVGGGLIIFPFLVLYIRYSAQKAAGANAFIVTISSIVGSAGHLAVGHIEYVLIGVTAIAAALGSAVGSHVTVKASPSFVKVAFAFIMWFFAVEIILHLLKVI
- a CDS encoding FmdE family protein, coding for MINPKDYYEQGLMLHGHKCPAMPMGLRVGAAAMNALEVERAQDGQLLALIELGEDHCATCFADGVQTITGCTFGKGNIKKLHFGKWGVTLVETSTGRAVRVTPKAEAMLANKQTDFFKEYREKGIPASKVPPEVVEPLVQRVLAASDAALLSVGPVFKYIIPHRPHSFSSLVCDGCGEMVVEGYARIIGGKQVCIPCQERLTGARD